The proteins below come from a single Mya arenaria isolate MELC-2E11 chromosome 8, ASM2691426v1 genomic window:
- the LOC128243679 gene encoding coactosin-like protein has product MAKMNDKEQILEAYNDVRNDETATNWCCLKYDESNTLSLDSMGEEFDELKAKFGEDERVYAFLRVQTGDEMSKRMKFALIMWVGPRVSAMKKAKMSTEKAFVKQVFLNFAVEMLFDDLHDVKYEKIREEMIRAGGANYGTGRS; this is encoded by the exons ATGGCGAAGATGAATGATAAAGAGCAAATACTTGAGGCGTACAACGATGTTAGAAATGACGAAACGGCAACTAACTG GTGCTGTTTGAAGTACGATGAATCCAACACGCTCAGTTTGGACAGCATGGGCGAGGAGTTTGATGAGCTGAAAGCCAAATTTGGAG AGGATGAACGGGTGTACGCGTTTCTGCGAGTCCAGACTGGTGATGAAATGAGCAAGCGAATGAAATTTGCACTGATAATGTGGGTCGGCCCTCGCGTTTCCGCCATGAAGAAGGCCAAAATGAGCACAGAGAAGGCATTTGTTAAACAAGTCTTCTtg AACTTTGCCGTCGAGATGTTATTTGACGATCTTCACGACGTAAAATACGAGAAAATCCGAGAAGAGATGATCCGAGCTGGTGGGGCCAACTACGGCACAGGGAGATCATAA
- the LOC128244947 gene encoding valacyclovir hydrolase-like isoform X2 has protein sequence MLANSTKRFGQSLTKCFHTSCAQNITRESRDPRFFTLYQHAKSRLLDDQRKSGVLSHKMEVNRVRLHFEMTGDGDHYVILLPGALGSTRTDFSHQLQNFNKTDFTLIAIDPRGYGQSIPPNRDWPLEFLQRDADDAFELIKKLGVEKVSILGWSDGGISGMIAAARYPQMVNKLVVWGSNAYITKKDMDVYNGIKDISNWNERTRSPFLAIYGERYFREQWHNWVEAVENYLDKRNGDICIQEVEKIKAKTLIVHGLKDPLVPLEHPDFLHQTIKGSRLYIMPEGKHNLHQKYHREFNFLVEHFLKQ, from the exons atgctcGCCAATTCAACCAAACGTTTTGGGCAaagtttaacaaaatgttttcacaCGAGTTGTGCACAAAACATCACCAGGGAGTCTCGAGATCCAAG ATTTTTTACACTTTATCAACATGCAAAGTCACGTCTGTTGGATGACCAGAGGAAAAG CGGAGTGCTTTCACACAAGATGGAAGTCAACAGAGTGAGACTTCACTTTGAAATGACTGGAGATGGCGACCACTATGTCATACTTCTGCCTGGAGCGCTAG GTTCAACAAGAACTGATTTCAgtcatcaattgcaaaattttaacaagaCTGACTTCACGTTGATAGCCATCGACCCACGGGGCTATGGACAGAGTATTCCACCGAATCGTGACTGGCCCTTGGAGTTTCTTCAGAGAGATGCAGACGATGCTTTTGAGTTGATCAAG AAGCTGGGGGTAGAGAAAGTGTCGATCCTGGGTTGGTCTGACGGGGGAATATCAGGGATGATTGCAGCGGCTCGCTACCCACAAATGGTCAACAAACTTGTTGTCTGGGGATCAAACGCCTACATCACAAAGAAAGATATGGATGTGTACAATG GTATCAAAGATATTTCGAACTGGAACGAGCGGACAAGGTCACCATTCCTGGCGATTTACGGGGAGAGGTATTTTAGGGAGCAATGGCATAACTGGGTGGAAGCCGTGGAAAATTACCTTGACAAGAGAAATG GTGATATTTGCATTCAAGAGGTTGAGAAAATAAAAGCAAAGACCCTGATAGTGCACGGTCTGAAGGACCCACTTGTGCCTTTAGAACACCCAGACTTCCTGCATCAAACCATTAAAGGATCCAG GTTGTACATCATGCCAGAAGGGAAACACAACCTTCACCAGAAATATCACAGGGAATTTAACTTCCTAGTGGagcattttcttaaacagtaG
- the LOC128244947 gene encoding valacyclovir hydrolase-like isoform X1, with product MLANSTKRFGQSLTKCFHTSCAQNITRESRDPRFFTLYQHAKSRLLDDQRKSGVLSHKMEVNRVRLHFEMTGDGDHYVILLPGALGSTRTDFSHQLQNFNKTDFTLIAIDPRGYGQSIPPNRDWPLEFLQRDADDAFELIKKLGVEKVSILGWSDGGISGMIAAARYPQMVNKLVVWGSNAYITKKDMDVYNGIKDISNWSEKMRSPFLALYGEKYFREQWQNWVDAFQNYYDSRNGDICIQEVEKIKAKTLIVHGLKDPLVPLEHPDFLHQTIKGSRLYIMPEGKHNLHQKYHREFNFLVEHFLKQ from the exons atgctcGCCAATTCAACCAAACGTTTTGGGCAaagtttaacaaaatgttttcacaCGAGTTGTGCACAAAACATCACCAGGGAGTCTCGAGATCCAAG ATTTTTTACACTTTATCAACATGCAAAGTCACGTCTGTTGGATGACCAGAGGAAAAG CGGAGTGCTTTCACACAAGATGGAAGTCAACAGAGTGAGACTTCACTTTGAAATGACTGGAGATGGCGACCACTATGTCATACTTCTGCCTGGAGCGCTAG GTTCAACAAGAACTGATTTCAgtcatcaattgcaaaattttaacaagaCTGACTTCACGTTGATAGCCATCGACCCACGGGGCTATGGACAGAGTATTCCACCGAATCGTGACTGGCCCTTGGAGTTTCTTCAGAGAGATGCAGACGATGCTTTTGAGTTGATCAAG AAGCTGGGGGTAGAGAAAGTGTCGATCCTGGGTTGGTCTGACGGGGGAATATCAGGGATGATTGCAGCGGCTCGCTACCCACAAATGGTCAACAAACTTGTTGTCTGGGGATCAAACGCCTACATCACAAAGAAAGATATGGATGTGTACAATG GTATTAAGGACATCTCAAACTGGAGTGAGAAAATGAGATCACCCTTCCTTGCTTTGTATGGGGAGAAATATTTCCGAGAACAGTGGCAAAATTGGGTTGATGCTTTCCAGAATTATTACGACAGCAGAAATG GTGATATTTGCATTCAAGAGGTTGAGAAAATAAAAGCAAAGACCCTGATAGTGCACGGTCTGAAGGACCCACTTGTGCCTTTAGAACACCCAGACTTCCTGCATCAAACCATTAAAGGATCCAG GTTGTACATCATGCCAGAAGGGAAACACAACCTTCACCAGAAATATCACAGGGAATTTAACTTCCTAGTGGagcattttcttaaacagtaG